GAAGCTCACCGATCCCATGATGCCCCAGTAGGCCCACGTGTGCTCCAAAAGCTCGGCCAGGTCGTTCAGCGGATCACGCTCGATCACGTTGGCCTGGAAAAGAGTTTGATTAAAGAACAGTCGGCATCAAATTTTAGAgactatgagaaaaaaaaaagacctgtgTAAAATGGCCACTGGAGTGCAGTGTTGCAGAAACAGTGGAGCTGCGGTTCTCTCTAGTGTTTACGCTGTGATTTCTTGTGATGTCTTGTGATTTTGTGCGGGTGTACTTGATTACTTTATTTACGAAATGGGTATGTACGAGAAAGGGTGTGCAGCAACCCCTGCTACATTTACTTTAGGCCTCATTCACGCTCGGGCCACCCTTCCCCGTTTCCCTGTGTGTCTCCTGCCGTTCCAGTTACGATATCAATGGGTGTATCCGGGAACGCCCATAGAACGCATGGCATGCGACACGGACACTCATCTGTGGTCCTTGCCCGAGAAAAGCTCCACTGGTAAAAGCTGGATATCCTAGCTGCTTCGGCCAGAATCCTTTTAGGTTGCCGGCCTGTGCTAAAACGTGCTAACAACATGTTCTGTGCAGTTCGACCCTATACAGCTATAAATTGTTGGAAACTTCGATGTTTTCTCTCACCTATGCGGCTTTAATCTTTTGCCGCCAACTATACACTGGTGCACGCCAAGTCTGGTGCTGAAGTTGCACAAAAATAGCCTATCTCTGTGACGTGTCCCCAATGCCTTCCGTTTCGTGGCGATCACACGCACTGGCAATAAGATTTCGCAGCTCGGACACGAGAAAATTGTCGCTGTCTGGTATCGTTCAATTGCAATTTTCACGGCTGTAATAAGGCATATTCGTGTCATGAAAGGATTATAAAAAAATCAGAAATGATATAACTGACACAACTAACTAGATGCGTTATAATGTAAAATTGGTATGCAGCAACATCAACAATTAGCGATAACGACGACTATCCACATTATGTGGGCGTCTGGAGCAGCtactagacagttatagtttagcgttagcgtgatagcggaaGTTAAAGAAAACActttaccgtgcagcaaacgtacGTTGCGGACAGCGTCATATGGTTTAGCGGAATAGCGTTTACGAGGTTTTCGTGCCCCtgctgggatggtggcgccataTATCGGACGTTTGAGAAGTAAGAACAGTGAAAAGAAACGagaatgtctgcctgtgtcaccgcgcgaagcattgttaaaagtttattttagtaataataaaagtaaacaaATATGAACCTCGctccagaagcaaaaaaaaaaattaccctgCAGATTTGTTTACACATGTCTTTAGGTTAGGCCTAGACACGTTCAAAATGGGaactatctcaaaaactacgccaagttatccgtaatactcggtcgtcgaagctaactgaaggcaagcgaagctactttaaacagtcgtttgctgcgaacaaggtgaatctttcaacaactactcCAAAATTCCTTCGAAGCGGGCGTCAGAGagcaccgccatgtttacgtactaCACCTACACTATTACGGTAACGTGAAATCGGAAAAATATCGcgcgtacagtaagcggtacgcgtaacgtacgtatctgcgcatgcgcatttcgattccggtatcacggtaagcccggtatactataactgtctacaGATTGGCTGAAGTGGCACCTTACAAGAAGGGTTAAAACGGCTAGCGTAGAGAAAACTCGCTCGCAACAGGTGTGGCATCTTACGCGTATCTCCTCCTCGGTGAGCGTGTACATCGAGACACCTGCGTGGATGCGAGTGTTGGGCTGACTCGTCTGCTGTCGGAGGAGGACGGTGTCGATCAGGTTCTGCTGCATGCTGGCCGCGATCACGCTTAGAGGGTTGCTCCACAGCTGGATCCTGCGCCAATGGTAATCGCAGGCGACAGTACAGATGAGTTTTGATCTCGGTAACTTCGTACATATTCCTGAACATTGGAAACAGCCAGAAAATAAGGCACAGAGGCGAGAAGCAGCACACACAGCTACGAGTGGAAGGGGTGGGGGCGGCAGTTCTCTCTTCTGCGCTTGGCTTCTACAGAGAACTCTGTTACAAGATCACAACAGCAGCCGAGTTTGGCGGCATCGATGTCCGCCGCCGCCTGTGTACGTAACCGCTATTGCGCGCAATGAGAAGGAAGAGACCCAGGATCGAGCGTGGATTGGAACCCAAGCCCCCTTTGTGGCAGTCGGTTATCGCACCACGAAGCCACGTGGTGATTAAAACTCCTTCGCAAGACGATATTATACAGGTGTTATGTCGGCCGAGGAATAACTTAAGATGTAATGTAGTGGGGTAGAGAAGTGAAACTATAACCAGAACTCACAAAATGTGAGTTCTGCGTAATTGCGTAACGGGTCAATGGCTTTAAGCCTTCCGcccattacaaagcgctcaggCCACAGTATCAGCCACAGTATCAACAAGTCATCAGCCACAGTATCAGCGATGTGCACGTAATTCTTTACAGATGCGCGGCAGTTATACATCGCTTTTCCACGCAAGTATGAGTAGGGAGATAGTGTATATTGTCATACTTTGAAAAATTAGGATTTGCGCGCCGTAATGGGCACCTTTCAACTGTACCTTTATAGTAGTCGCCCCAAGGTAGTTTACAATGGGCTGTACAGAGGCCGCTCCaatagctttcgctgtgtctGTGTTGCATACTCCATGCAGGTCTGGTGTCCTAGTTTTCATGTCTACGACTGTGGTTACATTAATGACAATGTCCAAATGGTGACACTCAGATAGTGCAGCTCGAACCATGCCGCTGGTCTGGATTATTCAGATTCCAAAGGTGTCTTTCACGTCTAATAGAAGCACATAAGGAAACTCGAGCAATATGTAACCCTCTCACGCGGAACCATCTGAATACAGGTATTTACGTAATAATTCTTCTCTTGTTTGTTCCATATCGCTCAAACCAACCTGTAACCCTCCCAGTCGGGCAGCCTTTGGGTCCTGCAACCAAAGTTCGGTGCCTGCCTGTGGGAAGTTGAGTTTTCGTCTCCTTGTCACAATGAAAATATGTACCAAGAGCTATATAGAGTATATATATCATGAGTGTATAAAAACTATGTGTACAATATGAAGAAAACTAAATGTAAGGcgtcgttttctttgttagatacaatataaatgagaaacaatagacaataatgccagaaagagtataggggatgttattagaagtaattgttgCATTAAGGCGAGTGTTCTACACTCGCTGTAATGgtaacaggtggcgctgactgacactcccacgtttaaatgcacatatgtgCCCCATAGTGTGGACAGGGGGATGACCACCACCGGATTTCAGTGGCCGCGTTAAtttaaggtcgcaggttcggataacGCCGGTctagttatcttttcgtccattttttttcagatttgcattacaattacttctaatacaCTGCTTATAATTTCactggtattattgtctgttagttacCATTAGTATTTGCAGAATCTAAAGCTATTACTACAATACACTTCAAACAGCACAGTtagtcccctatactttccttggcttcattatctgctggtTCTCATCAAGGTTGTTTTAAACAAAGGCACAAGCCCACAACGTTCTCTTCTTTCATGTAAGCATTTCGAGCCACTTACGACTTATTATCGAAGACGGTGCCGAAGGAGTAGTACGAGGCGTACTTGAAGAATATCTTGTCGTACATGGTGAACAGCGAGAACAGGACGCTCAAGATCTGCATGTACGGCACGTTCAAGCTCTCCAGGAGGACCTTGTAGCCCAGGGACTCGTCGGTTCGCTTCTCTTCCTCGATAAAGGTTCGCAGGTTGTATTTTTTGCTTCCGACGTAAGCATCGGCGTCGAGATCGATGTACCTGCGATTGGGCGATGCATGCAACGAGCGACAGGAGGAACATGCCGTTGGCAATAGAATATCGGCAATACTAATAAAGAATTAGCGCAGCTTACACAAAGTCGCGCAAACATGGCTTGGTCACCGCATTGCTGGTGGACACGTTCCTGGCTTGGCTGCACTTTACACTCAGACCTCTTTCTATAATATACTACACAAGGCTTTACTTTACGACCTTTTAGATTATAAGCAACTAACGGTCGGTGCTTGTCCCTTGTTCGTCGTCGTAGCCACGCTAGCACTCGGAGCGCCCACGAGATGGCCCTGCGGTATAAAACACTCGCTCCTCTACGGCGCCGCGTGCTCTGTTTTATCTGGTGCGAGTGGAGACCGCTAGCGACGCTGCGCGGCTCTGCAATAAAAGCGCTTTCACACACCCAGCATAGTCGTATGAATGAAGACATGAGCATGGGTGTGGCGGAGGTGAAGGCTCGCAAACCGGCTGTGTGCGCAACCACGAACTTCTATGGTGATGGACAAAGGGCTCCTTTTTAGAGAGCTTCATGTCGACCCATGGCTGCTTAGCGTACTACTCGGGGTTCTCTTTACGGGGAGATGTGTGCGACTTTTTCTTCTATATTTGTTGTCAGTTTCTTTCACTCTGCTTCTATTTCTCTGCCTGTCTTTCTTTTCCTCTGTTTCCTTTATCTATCCATCTCAATCAAACTTCCCTTTCCCATTCCTTGCTACACAATATTATACTATGCTATACTAAACAAGGGTATTCCTTGTATTGCAGTAGCAAATAATGAGCTATTCCCTATGTTTATGCGTTCTGGCTCATGAAAAATGTATATAGACGATTACCTGTATTCGAACGGCAGTCGGAAGGCGTTGAGCTTGACGATGCCGATGCCGATGTGCGCGATGACGATTGGGAGGATCCAGCCGGTGAAGAAGAGGAATGGCGTGCGCAACAGGTACAGCATCCTCTTGTGAATAAGCGCCCGAAAGCGCTGGCACACGCGCGGTTCCGTGTGGTGTCGGTCCACAAACGTGGTGGTCGGGGCCTCTGCTAACATTTGCAGAGCGCACGCAGCGTACAATATTATGTAAGGGGCAATAAATGCAAATAACattttatgtcagagtgaaaggtAGATGCGCGGGAACGTCTACACATTTAATATTACGCGCACGAACTCTTTAGCAATCGGATTGTTATCGGCGCGAGGTGGCAGTAGAGAGGACATGGTTTGCTTTACATGGTTCCGAAGAAAGAAACTTTCAGCACGGCTTCAGGTGCCCTCGCTGATAAAGATAAGCTTATTCACGTGTTGACCTGCGCTTCCTGTGTGTTGCGCTAAACCGTTGTGTGAGTGTTGAATGGCCTCGGGGACGTACACCGTGGTGACAACTGCCGGAAAGGCACAGTGGCAGCGATATCACGTGACTCTGGCTGCGACGTGTTCGACGTCCCCTGCGGTGTAGCGCGTTCATCTCTCGTGGTATTTTCGTGTTGCGAGCGTTGTACGTActgtactatcggcatcaaatgaaacccgaacagtggagcgcgtgtttcaagcattaggaACAGTATAGTGTTTGTTGGCCGTTCAGTCATCGccattgacaggcgtgcacatccggtttagcagcactgcgcgatccccctaTAGAGTGCGTTATCTCCGTTTCTGCCCCAGTTTTCGTATGGTGATAATGGTGGCCATCGTGGGCGTATTTGGTTGTATCACTCTCAATTCCTAgcttttacttcagcgtcgcaGTGCAATCAGTGTCTTGGCAAGATAAAACAAAAAGAGGAATATAATCGGTCGGCGGTTGATTTTAAAACAATCGTcgtatctcgttcgccagcgctAATTTACCTGCACCCTTCTCTGACAGACCGACCGGAAAAGGCTTCACTTTAACTGGAAATGCCGAGCGCTTCTTCGGAACAGGGACCGCAAATTGTTTCGCTTTTACCGGCATAaagtgaaacagcgtgaaattgccAGCATTGTGAACAGAGTTTCACCTACTATAAATAGAATTTGCCAGGCATTCCGTGATTATGGGCTCCATGATGACAaaccgtgctacaatactcgccttcggctCCAGTAGTTTACctatgtattttttattttgttcctttcaaataaCATTACCATACCTGGTACAAGAGCAGAAATACCGCACTATAGGGGGATCGCtcagtgctgccacaccggatgtgcgggcctgtctgtgtcaatgactggtggacggcgcgcactatgccattgataaggcttgaGCCACGCGCTCCGCCGTTCGCGTTtaatttgatgccgatagtacatgTGTGCCTCAGCTTCTTCGGGACAACGTGATACGCATGCCTGCAGCTAaggtttgattgattgacatgtggggtttaacgtcccaaaaccaccatatgattatgagagacgccgtagtggagggcttcgggaatttcgaccacctggggttctttaacgtgcacccaaatctgagcacacgggcctacaacatttccgcctccatcggagatgcagccgccgcagccgggattcgatcccgcgacctgcgggtcagcagccgagtaccttagccactagaccaccacggcggggctgcagCTAAGGTTTTTAGAGAGCAACGAGAGACGTCGCCGCCTCGCCCACTATCGTGCAAGAAGGTGTGCGTGCACGTGACGCtgtcggttgattgattgatatgtggtgtttaacgtcccaaaaccactatatgatcacgagagacgccgtagtggagggctccggaagtgaCGCTGTCGGTGACGGATGTGAAGTGGCCACACGAGTATACGGTGAGCTACCACGAGATTTACCTACTAAGCTTAACTAGTATTCACACATCTCGTGTAGCAAGCTGGCCCGAAGGCGCGCCCCTATTTATGGTTTTCGCGCGGACGGTGCAAGCACGAGAGATATTTCGATTCACGTTGATGGCCATGCATAActcgcggcttttcagtgcgtaATTAATTAAACGGACGATGTACATGTGCTTTCGTACTCGTTAAGCGAGCATGACCTGCCAGAAAACGTCCGTATAAGAACTATACTGCATGTTGCGATGGCAGCGCTTTCCGCGGTACTCGTTGCGGCAAGCACGGCTTAAATAAAATTTCCGCCAGAATGATAGTGGAGCGGTGATTTACTTATCACCGATTTGCACTGCTTGCATGACTCTCTAGTTACTATCACAATGTTTCTTCTTCAGTGAGCTTTTTAAGACGCAGATCGTTCGGCAGAAGTTTAGCACACTACGGTTGCTAATAGGAGGAGGGGCAGTGGCACGAGGCTGCCCACGTTTGAGAGTGCCAGCGTAAAGAAACAGCATAAAAACAACTAGTCTCTCTTGCCTTCCAGTAGGCTCGTCGCGACTACAAGCGTACAAGAGACCGAGCTTAAAGTGCGCGAGATACCCTTGTTAGTCCGTTTGTGCACTACCCAACGATGAATACATTACCACTCACGTGTCTTTCAGTCCTACTGAGATAAACATAGGTGATTTAGTTAGTTTTGCAGTTAGCTTATGTGGGAATGCATCTAGTAAAAATGACAGACAGCTATAGGAATTGCTTCCTGGTATTCGCTTTCGTCTGTCTTCTTAATGTCTCTATGCTCGCGCTAATTTCTCGCATTGGCTTCCCAGTTCATATACCTTAAATAAAAGCACTGTTTGGGTTGAACGACACCATTAAGCCGATGATTAGGATGTTCTAAACTCGCATTTATTTTGCACTTATGAGGAAACAAACTGAGGATGTCGAGAAAGCAGTGTGGAAAAAAAGGCTAGACAGATTAATATTCAAGGTTATACTTGCGAACCAGTACATTTTTACAACGCACGTCGTAGTGGAGAACTGCAGAAAATTTGacgatctggtgttcttcaacgtgcgctaACATCGCTCAGTACACCGGCTTCTTGCATTTATAGCCTCTATCGGAATGCGACTGCTGCGGATTAGATCGAAACCGGGAATTTCAATCGGCAGCTGAACCAGCGCGTGCGGTAGACGAGAGAGAGcttaagaaattaaaaaaaaaatgggacgAAGGTGGCACGTTGTTTATGAAGGGTAACTCGTAAATGACGAAGCTTGAAGATAGCGCTGTTGTAACAAAGGACGGATTCCCCCGTAAAAATAAGAAATCACTACTGTATACGCCGTGGAAATGAGCTTACTTGCGGTTGCGACGCCTTGAACCTTGGCGCCTTCAGCCCACAGATTGTATATTctggttcagaaaaaaaaaaggttattagGCTGAACCTGTTGCAGTGACAGAGGTACCACGACAATGTATGTGCGCAAGTTCACCAATATCGGTCGATCTGTATTACCACTGCAGCACGAAGTCTCCTCTCCCTGATTTGCAATTTACCACGTCTTGGGTAGCCAGGATTAATTGTATACCTGCTGATTTCTTACTATCATCACCCATCTTCAGCTGCATCTGTCATTCGTTGGTATCCATTTCGTCACTCTAATTGTCCATACTGTCCCACATATTATTTCATGCCTGGTATGGTGACCGCGTGATGTTTTGCCGTGCGCTGTcttcctttatgaaagggaactcCCGAGCGCATGGCCTGCGCTCTGCAGCGGCTGCTTCTAGCTCCATAAACTGACACCAAAATGAAACACGTACGCTCTCGCAAAAAAGATGACGAgtcatggccggtagacaagcgctgctggATTACGTCCGCCGTCCGCTCTCGCAACTGGCGATAACTGCAGCATGCGCTGCGCTCGAGCACCAGGCTCTAATTGTCGCCAGCTGACGATGCGCTGCACGCATCACCCGTTGCGCGAGCGGTAAGGAAGtataatctagcagcgcttgtttACCGGCCATGACTCGTTCTCTTATTCGCCAATATAGATAATGCCAGCGGACGCGTTTTTTCTCAGCAGTCGCTTGATGGTGCTGCAGTAGACAGCCGCCGCCAAGCGCAGGCCCCGCGCTcgcatgttccctttcataaagaacgacagtgtacacTGGTGCATAGGCGTGATCATCACAAGGCaacaaccccctccccccctctcttCCACGGTACTTTGTCTTCGCACTGCGTTCTAATCGGGGGGGTTTCAGAAAGAGGTTGTCGCGAAGAGCTGGTAGGTCCTGCGCAGATTTTTTTCTCCCTTAATAGGGAATTGGGCCCACGCCCATGCACTGGTGGCACTCCTGGTATACTGCACTTCTAATTTTTCTGTAAATGCTTCTCTTCTTGCCTCTCGCTTTTCTGCAAAACGTACGACGCCAGAACTCATTATTCAACCTAATGAACATGTAGATTGGGCTATCCATCTTTGTAGCAAGCGCAAAATTAAGCTGCACATGGACACCTCGTGTCTCGTGCCTTCGTACTAGCTTAATTTTGCGCTTCCCATGAAGATGTATCAGCATTCAAATAATCGAATCCAATATTCAGTTTCAAAGTAAGCTGTAGTAAGGGGCTCACTTGAGGTAGGCGTCCTTCACTGTCGCCACGGACACTCCCAGGCTGCGGATGCCGAACTTGGCGCTCTTCGTTTCCAGCTCGTGAAACATGGCCGGGAAGCCGTCCCTCTTGAGCGTGTTCATCGCGATGACCACTTCGTTCTCCTTGTCCTCTTCGATGGCGGCAGCGCGAGAAGCCTTGCGCGCCACCGCAAGCACCTCGTTCGTCTTGAAGGCACCGGGAACTTTCCAAAAGCGCACCTTGTATCCGACGCCTGCGGCAAGAAGCGAAGAGGCCGCAGTTTTCTTGTAAATGCTAATTCACCAGCACGGGCCTGTGAACTTCGGTTTAATTATGAACTCAAATCCTGGATAACGTCCAGGAAGGAACATGGCCATTGTCAAAAGATGTCGGCATCGAAATTTAAAAGTTAACGTGCAATGCCAGCATGCAATGAGATACACGTGAACATACGGATGCCCAATTGAGAAACACTATACTTGACCCTTGGATGACCCTTAACATAACAAATGAGGAAGCAATAACCATTCCTCTCCGATACGTTTGGTGACGAGCTGTGCTGACAGGCGCACTCCTATATCTCTGCTCTCATCGCCGGTATTCATAATAGCGATTACCCTTGGGTGTTCTCACAATGTGCGTCTTCCCCACATACTCGCTTGTCCGTGGCAATTATACTTGCCATGGACGATCGTGACAACGCAGAGCCTTGACTTGACTGATGTCGAGAATTAAAACAATACATTATTTCTTCCACCGCTTCCTAGCGGGCCCCAATAGGCTTTGTCAGTTCAATGTTTCAAGTGCACATTGCATGTAGGCAGAGACGCAGTGAAAAATCTGGTGAACGGAAGGCAACGTTGAGAGCCGAAAACTTAATAACCGATACTTCATGTATACTGCAGAACTTTAGGGATAAGTTGACGACTGTCTTCTCGTGTGATAGTTTGACTTTAAGCTTTCTGAAAATGGTCACAGTATACATAGCAGCGCGTACTTCAGTTTCCCTCGCGTGCCAAGCGAGCCTGCGCAGGAAATTCGGGAAAACCCAGTTCAACTGTTTGACTCTAACTTGTCTTGTCAAGGTGTTTGTTGTGCTAGAGGATCGTCACGACCGTTGGCTATTACTGCAATCCCATATCAACAGTTGAACTTCCTGTATACCAATCTTTCTCGCATATGCGCTCTCTGACACTTCATGGTTGCTCACCGCTAGCGCTTTTGAGGAAGCTCGGTGATCCACTGCAGATAACGTTGCCCTTGTACATTACGATGATGCGGTCGGCCAATATTTCTGCCTCCTCCATGTCGTGCGTCGAGAGAAGCAACGTTGTTCTTCCGCGCAAACCTTGCACCAGCGTCCAGACGACACGTCGCGTCTCAGGGTCCATGCCCACGGTCGGTTCGTCCAGGATCAACACCTGCGCCATTGCAGCCACGCCGGGAATCGAAGTTGTGATTTTTTAATATTATTAAGCCTTAGGTGCCTCATTAAACGCGAATGTTGACCGAGAGCGCCAACTCGACAGGTTCAAAAAAATCTCCTGATAACTTCACATGCATATAATGTTATGACGTGACAGATCACCGAGTCTGCGATGTCACGTGTTGACGTCATCACACTGCATTGACACTCGGCCAAAGGTGGACCGATCGCGGAGACTGTGCGAAACCGGGTGAAGCGTGAAGCACTTGCAATCCACCAGTTCCATTTTCAAGCATGCTGCCCTCTGGCGTTTCGGTAGGGTTTTGTTGGGGCTAGGAGAACTGGCACCTCTAGAACTATACCCTCCGAGATCAAGAGGCATTTCGCGACTTTTCCGCTAGGGAAGGGAGCATGTGCCGCGGCATCGTGGAAAAGGTGGATTCTTCTGATCGTCGAGGCGGTGTAATACTACGTTAGGTGCACAAAGCTTCCGTTGAGTTAATATGTTGGCTGAGAAAAGCAAAGGAACTGGCTTTAGCCTTCTACTCGTCTTAGGTGATTGCATATTGGGCCTTGCGAGTTTTTGATGGCTAGGGAGCATCATAAAGTAACGCTATAGTCCCGACTTGCTTTAACCGTGACACATATAGCTCGCGACGTGCAGTCGTAACATCAAAGTACGCTGATGATGTTTTATTTGACAAAGCAGTGCACAAAGGACACAATCAAATGCACATAAAAAGACGCGAATACCACATCTTGTGCTTGCGTCA
The sequence above is drawn from the Rhipicephalus microplus isolate Deutch F79 chromosome 3, USDA_Rmic, whole genome shotgun sequence genome and encodes:
- the LOC119161828 gene encoding ATP-binding cassette sub-family A member 17, which produces MMAVMLATFLVTALMVGYLSQVLPGTTSRPQGLLFPISKSYWYPPKPSAEELEAEQPSPVIEEHFEAAPSLKAAIECKNIHKAFDNTVALNKVAMTIYANQVTVLLGHNGAGKTTLMSILTGMLDADSGVILVRGREVTSYTIRGVMGFCPQTDEFFPDLTVLDHLQYFGILKGLRSSEINRNVKVLLYTVQLADKLYAYPDELSGGMRRQLSIAIALITRPRVLILDEPTVGMDPETRRVVWTLVQGLRGRTTLLLSTHDMEEAEILADRIIVMYKGNVICSGSPSFLKSASGVGYKVRFWKVPGAFKTNEVLAVARKASRAAAIEEDKENEVVIAMNTLKRDGFPAMFHELETKSAKFGIRSLGVSVATVKDAYLKIYNLWAEGAKVQGVATATEAPTTTFVDRHHTEPRVCQRFRALIHKRMLYLLRTPFLFFTGWILPIVIAHIGIGIVKLNAFRLPFEYRYIDLDADAYVGSKKYNLRTFIEEEKRTDESLGYKVLLESLNVPYMQILSVLFSLFTMYDKIFFKYASYYSFGTVFDNKSIQLWSNPLSVIAASMQQNLIDTVLLRQQTSQPNTRIHAGVSMYTLTEEEIRANVIERDPLNDLAELLEHTWAYWGIMGSVSFGLVMSSFVVLPSIEICSEARQLQLMTGVSGYLYLAANFLFDLVFYLVPMAVIYGGFAAIFDLHGETLESLLIIMIAFAPLGILLPYLISEHAPDGSTAYAIVLGLFAIAGK